The following proteins are encoded in a genomic region of Iodidimonas sp. SYSU 1G8:
- a CDS encoding OmpH family outer membrane protein, translated as MKNRNFTRTGLAVIAAMFVFCASTNVFAQEAAPAKIIVVNLGEVISTSMAGKELIRQGKTYGSEIEADNAKNEQQGREFEAEIRRQEAVLAKDALQAKAQEYQQKYMNSRAAIQDKANRVQTALSNAEKDIMAALNPIYQQLLTKYNANMVAESRMFLATGQVIDVTREVIQKLDQSMPTIKVNVPAASAAPKP; from the coding sequence ATGAAAAACCGGAACTTCACGCGTACTGGGCTGGCGGTGATCGCCGCCATGTTCGTGTTTTGTGCTAGCACCAATGTCTTCGCGCAGGAAGCTGCGCCAGCGAAGATCATCGTCGTCAATCTTGGGGAAGTAATCAGCACTTCGATGGCGGGCAAGGAACTCATCCGCCAGGGCAAGACCTACGGTTCGGAGATCGAGGCGGACAACGCCAAGAACGAACAGCAGGGCCGCGAGTTCGAAGCGGAGATCCGCCGGCAGGAAGCCGTTCTCGCCAAGGACGCGCTCCAGGCGAAGGCTCAGGAATATCAGCAGAAGTACATGAATTCGCGCGCGGCCATTCAGGATAAGGCCAATCGCGTCCAGACCGCTCTGAGCAATGCGGAAAAAGACATCATGGCGGCTCTGAACCCGATCTATCAGCAGCTGCTGACCAAGTACAATGCCAACATGGTTGCCGAAAGCCGCATGTTCCTGGCCACGGGCCAGGTCATCGACGTGACGCGTGAAGTGATCCAGAAGCTGGATCAGTCCATGCCGACCATCAAGGTCAACGTCCCGGCGGCCAGCGCGGCACCCAAGCCGTAA
- the fabZ gene encoding 3-hydroxyacyl-ACP dehydratase FabZ — MNGFIGEEIVATFDLERIKRLIPHRYPMLLVDKVHVLERGERAIGIKNVTANEPFFMGHFPEKPVMPGVLIIEALAQTAAVLAMDILLSDEEEALVYLTSVDNAKFRQQVVPGDQLHLHVQKEKARSFLWRLAVQAKVDGKVVTEASLSAVIEKRPR, encoded by the coding sequence ATGAACGGGTTCATCGGGGAAGAGATCGTCGCCACCTTCGATCTGGAGCGCATCAAGCGCCTTATCCCTCATCGTTACCCCATGCTGCTGGTCGACAAGGTCCATGTGCTCGAACGTGGCGAGCGCGCCATCGGCATCAAGAACGTGACCGCCAACGAACCGTTCTTCATGGGCCATTTTCCCGAGAAACCGGTGATGCCCGGCGTTCTGATCATCGAAGCGCTGGCGCAGACCGCGGCCGTTCTCGCCATGGACATCCTGCTGTCCGACGAGGAAGAGGCGCTGGTCTATCTCACTTCCGTCGATAACGCGAAATTCCGCCAGCAGGTGGTGCCGGGCGATCAGCTCCATCTGCATGTGCAGAAGGAAAAGGCGCGCTCGTTCCTGTGGCGTCTCGCCGTACAGGCCAAGGTCGACGGCAAGGTCGTCACCGAGGCGTCGCTGTCGGCGGTGATCGAGAAGCGTCCGCGCTGA
- a CDS encoding 1-deoxy-D-xylulose-5-phosphate reductoisomerase: MAEPLNNNASRPRTLSLLGSTGSIGLSTLDLVARNLDAYDVVALTAHSNVTLLAQQARQFQPRVVAIGDPAKYQDLRDALAGTNITVLAGPEGLVEAASYPSDWMIAGIVGAAGLEPTLAGVRRGATVALANKECLVCAGELFTKEVTRSGATLLPVDSEHNAIFQVFDFDHPERVEKIILTASGGPFRTFTLEEMSRVTPAQAVKHPNWSMGAKISIDSATLMNKGLEAIEAFHLFPVSVEQIEVLVHPQSVIHSMVSYVDGSVLAQLGSPDMRTPIAHALAWPDRMETPVTRLDLGSIGRLDFEAPDLERFPALRLAREALQSGGGAPTILNAANEVAVEGFLQERIAFLDIPKIVQDVLERMGSCPLRGWDDLAEIDSEARSRATAMFG; the protein is encoded by the coding sequence ATGGCTGAACCGCTCAACAACAACGCATCCCGTCCGCGTACCCTGTCCCTGCTGGGGTCAACCGGCTCGATCGGGCTCAGCACCCTTGATCTGGTGGCACGTAACCTGGACGCCTACGACGTAGTCGCGCTGACCGCGCATTCCAACGTTACCCTTCTGGCGCAGCAGGCGCGGCAGTTTCAGCCGCGCGTGGTCGCCATCGGCGATCCGGCGAAATATCAGGACCTGCGGGACGCGCTCGCCGGCACCAACATCACCGTGCTCGCGGGACCCGAAGGCCTCGTGGAAGCCGCCAGCTATCCGTCCGACTGGATGATCGCGGGGATCGTCGGCGCCGCCGGGTTGGAGCCCACACTGGCGGGCGTGCGGCGAGGCGCGACCGTTGCCCTCGCCAACAAGGAATGCCTGGTGTGCGCCGGTGAACTCTTCACCAAGGAAGTCACCCGATCGGGCGCGACGCTGTTGCCGGTCGACTCCGAGCACAACGCCATCTTCCAGGTGTTCGACTTCGACCATCCCGAGCGGGTGGAAAAGATCATCCTGACCGCCTCTGGCGGACCGTTCCGAACCTTCACGCTCGAGGAAATGTCGCGCGTCACGCCCGCGCAGGCGGTCAAGCATCCAAACTGGTCCATGGGCGCCAAGATCTCCATCGATTCGGCGACCTTGATGAACAAAGGGCTGGAGGCCATTGAGGCCTTTCATCTATTTCCCGTGTCTGTCGAGCAGATCGAGGTTCTTGTCCATCCGCAGTCCGTGATCCATAGCATGGTCTCCTATGTGGATGGCTCCGTCCTGGCGCAGCTGGGTTCTCCGGATATGCGCACCCCGATCGCCCACGCGCTGGCGTGGCCCGACCGCATGGAAACCCCGGTTACCCGTCTCGATCTGGGCTCGATCGGCCGGCTGGACTTCGAGGCGCCGGATCTTGAGCGGTTTCCGGCCCTTCGGCTGGCGCGCGAAGCCTTGCAAAGCGGGGGTGGCGCTCCTACTATCCTCAACGCAGCCAACGAAGTCGCCGTGGAGGGTTTTTTGCAGGAGCGAATTGCCTTCCTGGATATCCCGAAGATCGTGCAGGATGTGCTTGAGCGGATGGGTTCTTGTCCCCTTCGCGGATGGGATGATCTCGCGGAAATCGACAGCGAAGCGAGATCGCGCGCCACTGCCATGTTCGGCTGA
- a CDS encoding ComEC/Rec2 family competence protein, producing MDMREIVKKISKANSYRWNLLLNSLLDWIKRDSEQERDRWVLWMPVLGGVGIAGYFAAPVEPSVLLTVAGLAASLALLCITGRRYRMAAVALLCVMLGFAAAVLHARWSEGPVLDRETRTLHLSGRIDRIERFGERDIRLTLSQVEIAGWTAAAMPVRVRIGVRTRGDDARPGDTITVRARLLPPAGPSVPGGYDFGRQAWFERIGAVGYAIAPVRIARPAGSEWGWWRVARFRDDLGRRLLAQTGGDTGAMSVALVTGERAAITEETLEQLRIAGIAHLLAISGMNIALMTGFVFVVVRFLLACVPGWALRYPIKQWAAIAGLMAGALYLMVSGAAIPTQRAFLASSIVFIGILLNRIAITMRLVAITGGLLLLIAPQSLLNVSFQMSFAAVVALVAIYEKARVGGWLISSGGLVRKAWIYLVGVAVTSLAAGAATGFFAAYHFNNFATYGLLTNMIAVPLMGVWIMPCVLAIFIALPFGLEGIPLRGVEWGVELTLHVARWVAALPGADIRVQAMPVIAMPLVVSGGLWLLLWTRSWRWLGLLPIACGVLAILVSRGPEMLVDEKGKMVAIRGADGRMAVIGGGRNSFARETWLRRDAQKDEETQKPEGLSCDSLGCVYRTPGHDVIALVQQGDALAEDCARADILISAVPTFWRCRGPAVVIDRFDLWRGGAHAIWFDDGVYRVQSVAAEQGTRPWSLYARRVGKPGDQ from the coding sequence ATGGACATGCGGGAGATCGTTAAGAAGATTTCGAAAGCAAATTCATATAGATGGAACCTGTTATTGAACTCGCTTCTTGACTGGATAAAGCGGGACTCCGAGCAAGAAAGGGACCGTTGGGTTCTCTGGATGCCGGTGCTCGGCGGCGTCGGCATCGCGGGCTATTTCGCCGCTCCGGTGGAGCCCTCTGTTTTACTGACGGTAGCGGGTCTGGCGGCCTCCCTGGCGCTGCTTTGCATCACGGGGCGACGGTACCGAATGGCGGCTGTCGCGCTCCTGTGCGTCATGCTCGGATTCGCCGCGGCGGTGCTGCACGCCCGGTGGTCCGAAGGGCCCGTCCTTGACCGTGAGACACGCACCCTTCATCTGAGCGGCAGGATCGACAGGATCGAGCGCTTCGGTGAACGGGATATCCGTCTCACCCTATCGCAGGTCGAGATCGCCGGATGGACAGCGGCGGCGATGCCCGTCCGCGTGCGCATCGGCGTGCGGACGAGGGGCGACGATGCCCGGCCCGGCGACACCATCACGGTGCGGGCCCGGCTCTTGCCGCCAGCTGGCCCCAGCGTGCCCGGGGGCTATGATTTCGGGCGCCAGGCATGGTTCGAGCGGATCGGCGCGGTCGGCTATGCGATCGCCCCTGTCCGGATTGCCCGCCCCGCCGGCTCGGAGTGGGGATGGTGGCGGGTCGCGCGGTTTCGCGATGATCTGGGACGCCGCCTGCTCGCCCAGACCGGCGGCGATACCGGCGCCATGTCGGTCGCACTGGTGACCGGCGAGCGCGCCGCCATCACCGAGGAGACGCTGGAGCAGCTGCGCATCGCCGGGATTGCCCATCTTCTGGCCATTTCCGGAATGAACATCGCGTTGATGACCGGGTTCGTCTTCGTGGTCGTCCGCTTTCTGCTGGCGTGCGTGCCCGGCTGGGCGCTGCGCTATCCCATCAAGCAGTGGGCCGCCATCGCGGGGCTGATGGCCGGTGCGCTCTATCTGATGGTCAGCGGCGCCGCCATTCCGACGCAGCGCGCGTTTCTCGCCTCATCCATCGTCTTCATCGGCATTCTTCTCAACCGGATCGCCATCACCATGCGGCTCGTCGCGATCACGGGCGGTCTGCTTCTACTGATCGCGCCGCAAAGCCTGCTGAACGTCAGCTTCCAGATGTCGTTCGCCGCTGTCGTCGCGCTGGTGGCCATCTACGAAAAGGCCCGTGTCGGCGGCTGGCTGATCTCGAGCGGCGGCCTGGTCCGCAAGGCATGGATCTATCTGGTCGGCGTCGCGGTCACCAGCCTGGCGGCAGGCGCGGCGACGGGCTTCTTCGCGGCGTATCATTTCAATAATTTCGCCACCTATGGACTGCTGACAAACATGATCGCCGTGCCGCTTATGGGGGTCTGGATCATGCCCTGCGTGTTGGCCATCTTCATCGCCCTGCCATTCGGCCTCGAGGGAATCCCGCTGCGCGGGGTCGAATGGGGCGTCGAGCTTACCTTGCACGTCGCTCGCTGGGTCGCGGCGTTGCCGGGAGCGGATATCAGAGTGCAGGCCATGCCGGTGATCGCCATGCCTCTGGTCGTATCGGGCGGGCTTTGGCTGCTGCTCTGGACACGGAGCTGGCGGTGGCTGGGGCTGCTGCCCATCGCCTGCGGCGTGCTCGCGATTCTGGTCTCGCGCGGGCCCGAGATGCTGGTCGACGAGAAGGGCAAGATGGTCGCCATCAGAGGCGCGGACGGCAGGATGGCCGTAATTGGCGGCGGCAGGAACTCGTTCGCCCGGGAAACCTGGCTGCGCCGCGACGCGCAAAAAGACGAGGAGACGCAAAAGCCTGAAGGATTATCCTGCGACAGTCTCGGGTGCGTTTACCGGACGCCGGGCCATGATGTCATCGCCCTTGTCCAGCAGGGCGATGCGCTGGCCGAAGACTGCGCCCGGGCCGACATCCTGATCAGCGCGGTCCCGACCTTCTGGCGCTGCCGCGGCCCGGCCGTCGTGATCGACCGGTTCGATCTCTGGCGCGGCGGCGCGCACGCCATCTGGTTCGACGATGGCGTCTATCGGGTTCAGAGCGTCGCGGCGGAGCAGGGAACGCGGCCGTGGTCGCTCTACGCGCGGCGGGTCGGGAAGCCGGGAGATCAGTAG
- the gltX gene encoding glutamate--tRNA ligase has translation MTPSSSPPTSVVTRFAPSPTGYLHIGGARTALFNWLFARHHGGQFLLRIEDTDRERSTQAAIDAIIAGLDWLGLDHHGEIVLQSTRAARHAAVAHSLLESGKAYRCYASVEELAEMREKARAEGRPIRYDGRWRDRDAADAPAGVSPVIRLRTPQDGDTVIDDAVQGTVRIANGQLDDMVLLRADGTPTYMLSVVVDDHDMGITHVVRGDDHLTNAFRQFHIYDLMGWDIPVFAHIPLIHGPDGAKLSKRHGALGVEAYRDMGYLPEALRNYLLRLGWGHGDDEIISTEQAIEWFDLGGVGRSASRFDFAKLENLNGHYLRQADDARLADLTVPLVESLLERKLDDAARRRIFLAMPGLKERAKTLVELADAALFLAAERPLKVDEKARTLLDNPEAQTILGHAYSGLRSVPEWHAEALDLKLRQMSEAEGIKFGKIAQPLRAALCGRTTSPGIFDVLAVLGRDESLARIADQMNA, from the coding sequence GTGACCCCTTCGTCCAGCCCCCCGACTTCCGTCGTAACCCGCTTCGCGCCCTCTCCGACGGGATACTTGCACATTGGCGGCGCACGCACCGCCCTGTTCAACTGGTTGTTCGCCCGCCACCATGGCGGCCAGTTTCTCCTGCGAATCGAAGATACGGACAGGGAACGCTCCACGCAGGCCGCCATCGACGCCATTATCGCCGGCCTTGACTGGCTTGGCCTAGATCATCACGGCGAGATCGTGCTGCAGTCCACCCGCGCCGCGCGTCATGCGGCGGTCGCGCACAGTCTGCTTGAATCCGGAAAGGCCTATCGCTGCTACGCCTCGGTCGAGGAGCTGGCCGAAATGCGCGAGAAGGCAAGAGCCGAAGGGCGCCCGATCCGCTACGACGGACGCTGGCGCGACCGCGACGCGGCCGATGCGCCCGCCGGCGTTTCTCCGGTCATCCGCCTCAGAACCCCGCAAGACGGCGATACGGTTATCGATGATGCTGTCCAGGGTACCGTGCGGATCGCCAATGGCCAGTTGGACGACATGGTGCTGTTGCGCGCCGACGGCACGCCCACATACATGCTGTCGGTCGTCGTCGACGATCACGATATGGGAATCACCCATGTGGTGCGCGGCGACGATCACCTCACCAATGCGTTCCGTCAGTTCCACATCTACGACCTGATGGGATGGGACATCCCCGTTTTCGCCCATATTCCCCTGATTCACGGTCCGGACGGCGCCAAGCTGTCCAAGCGCCACGGCGCCCTTGGCGTCGAAGCCTACCGTGACATGGGCTACCTGCCAGAGGCATTGCGCAACTACCTGCTGCGCCTGGGCTGGGGCCATGGCGACGACGAGATCATCTCGACCGAACAGGCCATCGAATGGTTCGATCTCGGCGGCGTCGGCCGGTCCGCCTCGCGCTTCGATTTCGCCAAGCTCGAGAATCTCAACGGCCATTACCTGCGTCAGGCCGATGACGCGCGTCTCGCCGATCTGACCGTGCCGCTGGTGGAATCATTGCTGGAGCGGAAACTTGATGACGCGGCGCGGCGTCGTATCTTCCTCGCCATGCCTGGTCTGAAGGAACGGGCCAAGACCCTCGTCGAACTCGCGGACGCCGCCCTCTTCCTCGCAGCAGAACGCCCTCTGAAGGTGGACGAGAAGGCCCGGACGTTGTTAGATAACCCGGAAGCCCAGACGATCCTGGGTCACGCCTATTCGGGGCTAAGGTCCGTGCCGGAGTGGCATGCCGAGGCTCTCGACCTGAAACTGAGACAAATGAGTGAGGCCGAAGGGATAAAGTTCGGCAAGATCGCACAGCCGCTTCGCGCGGCGCTTTGCGGGCGCACCACCTCGCCCGGTATATTCGATGTTCTTGCGGTGCTCGGGCGCGACGAGAGCCTGGCCCGCATCGCTGATCAGATGAACGCATGA
- the rseP gene encoding RIP metalloprotease RseP, producing the protein MDILSIGIAAVSFVVVFSVLVFFHELGHFWVARRFGIRVDVFSIGFGPSLWSRKDRHGIEWRISAVPLGGYVKFFGDASGASNQNSDIQSLSEEDKRDCFHFRPLHQRALVVAAGPIANFLLAFVIFTVMFMAVGQPYTPPVVDKVVAGSPAEAGGLRTGDRILNVGAFEVQTFEEVANLIAMNPGKELSMRVERDGEVMVFAATPATFERNSMKIGQLGITSTGRETVQRGPLEAPVYAVRQIRDDVVMILHVVGEMLRGERSVKELGGPLKIAEVSGEVAQVSLVALVMLAGMLSVNLGLINLFPIPMLDGGHLLYYAFEAVRGRPLGEKVQEYGFRVGMALVLLLMVVVTFNDVSSWIP; encoded by the coding sequence ATGGACATCTTATCCATAGGTATCGCAGCCGTATCGTTCGTTGTCGTCTTCTCGGTCCTCGTGTTCTTTCACGAGCTGGGGCATTTCTGGGTCGCCCGCCGCTTCGGCATCCGGGTTGATGTGTTCTCCATCGGTTTCGGCCCCTCGCTCTGGAGCCGTAAGGATCGCCACGGCATCGAATGGCGAATTTCGGCTGTTCCTCTGGGCGGTTACGTCAAATTCTTCGGAGACGCCAGCGGAGCCAGCAACCAGAACAGCGACATTCAGTCCCTGTCGGAAGAGGACAAGCGGGACTGCTTCCATTTCCGCCCGCTGCATCAGCGCGCGCTCGTCGTGGCGGCGGGTCCGATCGCCAATTTCCTGCTCGCCTTTGTCATCTTCACCGTCATGTTCATGGCCGTAGGGCAGCCCTATACGCCACCTGTCGTCGACAAGGTGGTCGCCGGATCGCCGGCTGAAGCGGGCGGTCTCAGGACGGGCGACAGGATCCTGAACGTGGGGGCTTTCGAGGTCCAGACCTTCGAGGAGGTCGCGAACCTGATCGCGATGAACCCGGGCAAGGAACTGAGCATGCGGGTCGAGCGCGATGGCGAGGTGATGGTCTTTGCCGCGACGCCCGCCACGTTCGAGCGCAATTCCATGAAGATCGGCCAGCTCGGCATCACCAGCACCGGACGCGAGACGGTCCAGCGCGGTCCGCTGGAAGCGCCGGTCTACGCCGTGAGGCAGATTCGCGACGATGTGGTCATGATTCTGCACGTGGTCGGCGAGATGCTGCGAGGCGAGCGGTCTGTGAAGGAGCTGGGCGGGCCGCTGAAGATCGCCGAGGTATCCGGTGAAGTCGCTCAGGTAAGCCTTGTCGCGCTGGTCATGCTGGCCGGCATGCTCTCGGTGAATCTGGGCCTTATCAACCTGTTTCCGATTCCCATGCTGGACGGCGGGCATCTTCTCTATTATGCCTTTGAAGCCGTTCGCGGCCGCCCGTTGGGCGAGAAGGTCCAAGAGTACGGATTCCGTGTGGGAATGGCTCTCGTGCTGCTGTTGATGGTCGTTGTCACGTTCAACGACGTCAGCAGCTGGATACCCTGA
- the gltA gene encoding citrate synthase yields the protein MAENGKVSKLSVGEKSVQMPILEGTLGPDVVDVRKLYGDAGVFTFDPGFTSTASCQSKITYIDGDEGVLLHRGYPIEELARHSDFEEVSYLLLYGELPNKEQRANFVRGITYHTMVHEQLREFFRGFRRDAHPMAVMCGVVGALSAFYHDSTDINDPHQRMVASYRLVAKMPTIAAMAYKYSAGQPFVYPRNDLNYAENFLHMMFAVPAEPYTPNPILARAMDRIFTLHADHEQNASTSTVRLAGSSGANPFACIAAGIACLWGPAHGGANEAVLLMLEEIGSKDRVAEYVKKAKNKDDPFRLMGFGHRVYKNYDPRAKVMQETCHEVLGALGKQDDPLLELAMELERIALEDDYFVEKKLYPNVDFYSGIILRAMGFPTSMFTVLFAVARTVGWVAQWNEMIEDPMQKIGRPRQLYMGAPQRAYVPIEDRK from the coding sequence ATGGCTGAAAATGGAAAAGTGTCAAAACTGTCGGTAGGTGAAAAGTCGGTCCAGATGCCGATCCTCGAAGGAACGCTCGGCCCGGACGTGGTCGATGTGCGCAAGCTGTATGGCGATGCGGGCGTGTTCACCTTCGATCCCGGCTTCACCTCGACCGCGAGCTGCCAGTCGAAGATCACCTATATCGATGGTGACGAGGGTGTCCTGCTCCATCGCGGCTATCCGATCGAAGAGCTCGCACGCCATTCGGACTTCGAGGAAGTCAGCTATCTGCTGCTCTACGGCGAACTGCCGAACAAGGAACAGCGCGCGAATTTCGTTCGCGGCATCACCTATCACACCATGGTGCACGAGCAGCTGCGCGAATTTTTCCGCGGCTTCCGCAGGGATGCGCATCCCATGGCCGTCATGTGCGGCGTCGTCGGCGCCCTCTCCGCTTTCTATCATGACAGCACGGACATCAACGACCCGCACCAGCGGATGGTCGCGTCCTATCGTCTGGTCGCCAAGATGCCGACCATCGCGGCCATGGCCTACAAGTATTCGGCGGGCCAGCCGTTCGTCTATCCGCGCAACGACCTGAATTACGCGGAAAACTTCCTGCACATGATGTTCGCCGTGCCTGCCGAGCCCTACACGCCGAATCCGATCCTGGCCCGCGCCATGGATCGCATCTTCACCCTGCATGCCGATCACGAACAGAACGCCTCGACCTCGACTGTGCGTCTTGCCGGTTCGTCGGGCGCGAACCCGTTCGCCTGCATCGCCGCTGGCATCGCCTGCCTGTGGGGGCCCGCCCATGGCGGCGCCAACGAAGCGGTGCTGTTGATGCTCGAGGAGATCGGATCGAAGGACCGCGTCGCCGAATACGTCAAGAAGGCCAAGAACAAGGACGACCCGTTCCGCCTGATGGGCTTCGGCCACCGTGTCTACAAGAACTACGATCCGCGCGCCAAGGTGATGCAGGAAACCTGCCATGAGGTCCTCGGCGCCCTCGGCAAGCAGGACGATCCGCTGCTCGAGCTGGCCATGGAGCTGGAGCGGATCGCCCTCGAGGACGATTATTTCGTCGAGAAGAAGCTGTACCCGAACGTCGACTTCTATTCGGGCATCATCCTGCGCGCCATGGGTTTCCCGACCAGCATGTTCACCGTGCTGTTCGCCGTCGCCCGTACCGTCGGCTGGGTCGCCCAGTGGAACGAGATGATCGAGGACCCGATGCAGAAGATCGGCCGTCCGCGCCAGCTGTACATGGGCGCCCCGCAGCGCGCCTATGTGCCCATCGAAGACCGCAAATAG
- the bamA gene encoding outer membrane protein assembly factor BamA codes for MRQYSWKSWLLAAALVTVPAAGHPVLAQTGGVVSAIRVEGNQRIEPDTVRSYLLLAPGDRYQADVVDQSLKRLFGTGLFADVRIELQGSVLVVSLVENPIVNRIAFEGNKKLEDDKLRQELQIKPRTVFTRAKVQADLQRLIELYRRSGRFAATVEPKIIELPQNRVNLIYEITEGEKTTVRRINIIGNEKFSDGDLRGEVATKEARWWRFLTSNDTYDPDRLLYDRELLRQYYLQRGFADFRTISAVAELGRDREDFFITITLEEGPIYTVGKVDVESEIEDVDPEQLKHLVLTQEGEKYNAQEIEKTVEAITEAAGKAGYAFVNVRPKITRDKENRVISITYRVLDAPRVYVERIDIVGNVRTLDKVIRREFRLVEGDAFNTAKLRRSRTRVKGLGYFEEAEIDQAQGSSPDRVVLTATVQEQSTGELSIGAGVSSSESLIGEVSIRERNLLGKGQDLRVSLAASGRRQQIDLGFTEPYFLNRNLAAGFDLFHRRVDYKESSFTQASSGTNLRAVFPITEYLSMGLRYQFRYDDVTDQQQLIQSVYIDEGTFFTSSVGYTLAYDVRDDRIKPTRGFNIVLSQDVAGLGGNTRYLRSRLNYDWYYPLLFIGEDWVANISLEAGHIFGLGQDIRINERYFLGGSRLRGFEQAGVGPRLVSTDDALGANTFFAGSFEVFIPLGAVEEFGITASAFVDFGTLYGLDGVTNGSICKTDDKGVTTCESVLSSGSIRMSAGIGFSWKSPFGPIRFDFAKAIRKESFDETQFFQFNVGTRF; via the coding sequence ATGCGGCAGTATTCGTGGAAGTCGTGGCTGCTCGCCGCAGCTCTGGTGACCGTACCGGCGGCTGGGCACCCTGTGCTCGCCCAGACGGGCGGCGTCGTGTCGGCGATCAGGGTTGAAGGCAATCAGCGTATCGAGCCGGACACGGTCCGGTCCTACCTGCTTCTGGCGCCGGGCGACCGGTACCAGGCCGATGTGGTCGATCAGTCGCTGAAGCGTCTCTTCGGCACCGGACTTTTCGCCGATGTCAGGATCGAGCTGCAGGGCAGCGTTCTCGTCGTGTCGCTGGTCGAGAACCCGATCGTCAATCGTATCGCCTTCGAGGGAAACAAGAAGCTCGAGGACGACAAGCTCCGCCAGGAGCTGCAGATCAAGCCGCGTACGGTGTTCACCCGGGCGAAAGTTCAGGCCGATCTGCAGCGGCTGATCGAACTCTATCGTCGGTCCGGCCGTTTCGCCGCGACGGTCGAGCCGAAGATCATCGAACTGCCCCAGAACCGCGTGAACCTGATCTATGAGATCACCGAGGGCGAAAAGACCACGGTGCGCCGCATCAACATCATCGGCAACGAGAAGTTCTCGGATGGTGACCTGCGCGGCGAAGTGGCGACCAAGGAAGCCCGTTGGTGGCGCTTCCTGACCTCCAACGATACCTATGATCCGGATCGGTTGCTGTACGATCGCGAACTGCTGCGCCAGTACTACCTGCAGCGCGGCTTCGCGGATTTCCGGACCATCTCCGCCGTGGCCGAACTGGGCCGCGACCGCGAGGACTTCTTCATCACCATCACCCTCGAAGAAGGCCCGATCTACACCGTCGGCAAGGTCGACGTGGAGAGCGAGATCGAGGACGTCGACCCCGAGCAGCTGAAGCACCTAGTGCTGACGCAAGAGGGCGAGAAGTACAACGCGCAGGAAATCGAAAAGACCGTCGAGGCGATCACCGAGGCCGCGGGCAAGGCCGGTTATGCCTTCGTCAACGTGCGTCCCAAGATCACGCGCGACAAGGAAAACCGTGTCATCAGCATCACCTACCGTGTGCTGGACGCGCCGCGAGTCTATGTCGAGCGCATCGACATCGTTGGCAACGTCCGGACCCTGGACAAGGTGATTCGGCGCGAGTTCCGCCTGGTCGAAGGCGACGCGTTCAATACCGCCAAGCTGCGCCGGTCGCGGACCCGCGTGAAGGGTCTGGGCTATTTCGAGGAAGCGGAAATCGATCAGGCGCAGGGCAGCTCGCCCGACCGCGTGGTCCTGACCGCCACCGTGCAGGAACAGTCGACCGGCGAACTCAGCATCGGTGCCGGCGTGTCGTCCAGTGAAAGCCTGATCGGCGAAGTCAGTATCCGCGAGCGCAACCTGCTCGGCAAAGGTCAGGATCTGCGTGTATCGCTGGCCGCCTCCGGCCGCCGCCAGCAGATCGATCTCGGCTTCACCGAGCCGTACTTCCTCAATCGCAATCTGGCGGCCGGCTTCGACCTGTTCCACCGGCGCGTCGACTACAAGGAATCGTCGTTCACTCAGGCCTCTAGCGGTACCAATCTGCGCGCCGTGTTCCCCATCACCGAGTATCTCTCGATGGGTCTGCGCTATCAGTTCCGCTATGACGATGTGACCGATCAGCAGCAGCTCATTCAGTCCGTCTACATCGATGAAGGCACGTTCTTCACCTCGTCGGTCGGCTATACGCTGGCCTATGACGTGCGCGACGACCGGATCAAGCCGACCCGCGGCTTCAACATCGTCCTGTCCCAGGACGTGGCCGGCCTCGGCGGCAATACGCGCTATCTTCGCAGTCGCCTGAACTACGACTGGTACTATCCGCTGCTGTTCATCGGCGAGGATTGGGTAGCCAACATCTCGCTCGAGGCAGGCCATATCTTCGGCCTCGGTCAGGACATCCGGATCAACGAGCGCTACTTCCTTGGTGGCAGCCGTCTTCGCGGCTTCGAGCAGGCAGGCGTCGGCCCGCGTCTCGTAAGCACGGATGACGCACTGGGCGCCAATACATTCTTCGCCGGCTCCTTCGAGGTCTTTATTCCCTTGGGGGCGGTTGAAGAGTTTGGTATTACAGCGAGCGCGTTCGTTGACTTCGGTACCCTCTATGGCTTGGACGGGGTTACGAATGGCAGCATCTGTAAGACGGATGACAAGGGCGTAACCACGTGTGAGTCTGTGCTTTCTTCGGGCAGCATCCGCATGTCAGCCGGTATTGGTTTCTCGTGGAAATCGCCTTTCGGACCTATCCGCTTTGACTTCGCCAAAGCCATTCGCAAAGAGAGCTTTGACGAAACGCAGTTCTTCCAATTCAACGTCGGGACCAGATTCTAA